aCCTTCTGTGTTGAATTTTTTGTTGATTCCCAGATACTGCAAgtctggcacggccccgtgtcagaCTAGTCACAGCCCTGTGTGAGACTTCTGTAACTGGAATTTTTTAAGAAAAAGAAGATGAATTTGAAAAGAAACTGAAAAAGATGATCAGGACGTCGATttaaactttattaaaatccttgtgtccccggcaacggcacaAAAAACTTGACATGGTACGAGTGTGGTATAATTTATAGTATATTTTTAGCACTTTTACTTgtttatcaagctttaaatttataaaacacgatattaaACAATCATTCTCTACAACACGCTAAGGCAAGTGCAGccatcgttggcgtagtatagtgacGGTAAGATACTAAGATCGTCcaaagacacaagagcttttagtaccggaatatcgtcaacgtctaaGCTAACAAATTTTTTTGAGGAAAAGGTGTTAGTAAAAtagaaataaagaaaataaaatatttaaaagaaacgctagacaagatagaatcacttggttccaactcctcttttacgtatcctttgatgatttctgtACTTTGGGCTTTTTAAGAGactatcttagttatagtggcataTCCCTCTTTTGGAGGAAACGCCaccctcagccatattggtctgagttaACAGGGATACAGTACCGCAAGaatggattattgaaagataattaagtaagttattaatgcaaaatgtggcatgtccctcttttagAGGCAACGCTACGCTAGGCCATATAGGTCTGAGTCATCAGGGATAAAGTCCCGCAAGGCTAGTTTAAAGTTTTactagtagtttatttataagggattcaagttgtTCTTACTTTCCCCGATTTAATGCTATCTGCCTCTagagaagtcctaataagcttgaatcaagtcctcaCGGAacctatacactgaacgaggcaagaactttacccaaaccaccaTTCTAACCCTCTTCCAGGCAGTTAACGTACTTTATATAGACCGtcaagacacgaatgagtgaatcaacaaaacatgaagagatgatagaataaagttcactttcaatataaataACTAGTCATTAAAGTCATcaatacaaacccaaataaaaagtaagccaaagcttggaaatcaaaagtaatacataaaagatttgtcttcaccaagtgatgtaagagactagCCAAGCATGGCAtttgtttgacaagaactcttacaatcaatcttggatcccgagactactacacactttAAACATAAACGGAagtgatggatgatggtgttttAGTGGTGGTGAAATAGTGTTGAGTGGGAGAGAGGGTTGCCAATGGATGAGTTGGTAATAAACCAAACACCTCTATTTATATCTGCAAACAGGCTATTCGCACGGCCCCATGCCAAGGGGACACGACCCGGTGTGTCAGAGGGGACGACCCCGTTGTCAGTACTTGTTGTACTTTGAGAGATTCTGCATATCTGGGAGTTGACGACGACCCTGTGTCCATGGGACACGGCCACGTGTCTCTTGTCTGCTTTGTTTGTCTTGATCTGCATAGACTCTGGAGTGGGGCACGACCCCATGCTTGTCTTCTGATTTGTTGTTTTGGTCTTGGAGTAAAGCTTGGAGGGTCGGTATGGTTTGTCAACTcttctttcttgtatttatgttggtttttgccgtTAATTAGTTCCTTTTGTGCGTTTAAGCTCATTTAGTCTTGAAAATTTaaagtatacaaagaaacacaTTTATACCAACATTAGTACATAAAAGGGTTGATTTCATACCttgtttgatataatttatattttacatTTCGCACATATCAAATATctccacacttgaatctttgcttgttctcaagcaaaactctttaataatgcttacacacccaaatggaaaaGGTAGAGAAGAAGTTTTTGGGTCTTTCTcttagagtgtcgggaatccaggttctttttattttatttacaatcatatTCGACATGATTTATTCAGAACactttttaagaaaaatataatTTTAGGCTTAACATGCCTCTTAAAATTGCATTAAGCTAAATACAATTTCAGACACCTTATAagtgatcactcaacactcggtcCCGGtgtggaacttactcctaccccACGAACTTTTCGGTTAGTAGTGTTACGTATGTgtttttcgtatagaaatttttagggaTATACGTTTACGACCCCCCGGTTTAAAAAAatttatgtatatacatgttcgacccccccccccccggttttctaaaaaataaattatataaccCAAATAAAATACTAAATTAGCCCAAATAAAAGAGTGTATTATGTATGTTTATCATAAGCCCAAAATACCCAAATCAAAACTCATGGCCCATTTATGAAATTAAACCCAATAATCAGCTGGTGTGGGGATTACGACCAGTCTGTGCGCAGACAGAAGAAAACGCAGGGGGCTGGGGGAAGAGCGACTGTGCTGGCCTGCTGCTTGTTCGACTGTTCGAGACTTCAAGTTCGGGATTTCTTGTTCGAGACTTCTTGTTCACTTGTTCAATCATCCTCAGGTATgttaatttttatgtttaggTTTGATTTAGGGCTCCAATTTATATGAATTAGGTTGAAATTAGGTGTGAGTTTTAgccctaaacttgttgaatctttcTCTAGCTATTAGAATTTTTGAAACTTAGGGTGATTTGTTCACATTTGTTACTAGATTATGCCATGGGGAAGAATAAATGCATAACCTCTTTTTtcaaaagaaagaatgaaaatgaAGAACAAGTAGAGGGAATTGTTGATGGAAACATTGAGAACAAACGTCAAAAAGCTTCAACAAGTGAACCGGTTAATTAAGCGAATAATGAGGCGAATCAAAACATTCCACCGGTTAATGAAGCGAATAATGAGGCGAATCAAAACATTCCTCAAAATCCGACTAACATCAATGAATTGGATGTTAGTAGTCTAGAAAGAGATCCCGCTAAGCGACTCCCAATGTGGAAATATCCAGTTAATATACGGGAACAAGTAAGACTAGCTTATATATCATTAGGAGCGTATCAAATAAAGCTAGATGAGTATAAGCCTAGGGGTCCAAAGAACAATCTTCGTAGATTTAAATATGCTTGGTTTGATATGTTCCCTAATTGGTTAGAGTATTCTCCAACGAAACACAAGGCTTATTGTTTCCTTTGTTATTTATGTAATGATAAACCGAATGAGAGCCACGGTCATAGTGCGTTTACTAGTGAAGGATTTGACAATTGGAAAAAGGTTAATGATAGGGATAAATGCCCATTGTTGaagcacattcaatcttcaaatCATAAAAAAGCTTTTCTATTGTATACGAACTTGTTGAATCAAGAAGCACACCTTGACAATTTCATAGAAACAAAAAGTGAAGGAAAAATTAGGAAGAACCGGTTAAGATTAAAAACCACAATTGATGTAGTTCGTTGGTTGACTTACCAAGCTTGTGCCTTACGAGGACATGATGAATCTTCCGCATCTAAGAATCAAGGTAACTTTCGTGAATTGCTAAAACTTTTAGCCCATTATAATGATGATGTTGCAAATGTTCTTTTCCAAAATGCTCCATATAATTGCAAGTATACGTCTTCTGATATTCAACAAGAAATTCTTAGCATTATGGCTAATAAAGTTCGTAAGCATATACGAAGCGAAGTGGGGGATTCATGGTTTTGTGTCATGGTTGATGAGTCACGGGATGAGTAAAAAAAGAGCAAATGGTGATAGTTTTAAGATTTGTTGATGCTGAAGGAGTGATACAGGAAAGGTTCTTGGATTTAGTTCATGTTACGGATACTTTATCAGCGACCTTAAAAGTAAATTTGTGGAATACACTATTGCATTACAGTTTTGATGTTAGTAAAATTCGTGGTCAAGGCTATGATGGTGCTAGCAATATGAGAGGAGAATGGAACGGATTGCAAGCACTTGTCCGGGAATATAGTCCTTATGCGTATTATGTTCACTGCTTTGCTCACAGGTTTATACTTGTTCTTTTTTAACTTTCTTTATTCGGTTTAACTACAATACTCTTATGCTTATTACATTTTTTGTTTTTTGCTCACAGGTTACAACTTGCCTTGGTTTGTGTCTCAAGGGATGTGACTCCAGTACACCAATTCTTCTCATACCTAGTTTTTATAATTAATGTGGTTTGTGCTTCTAGTAAGCGCCATGATGAGTTACAAATGGCGAAGGCGGATGAGATTAAAAAGTTACTAGAATTGGGTGAAATCAAATTGGGAAAAGGACAAAATCAGGTAGGGACATTAAGAAGGGCCGGTGATACACGTTGGGGTTCCCATTTTAAATTTGTTTGTAGTTTGGTTAACAAGTTTGATGTCACCCGTGCTGTTCTCAAGGGAATAATTGAAGACACGGCTCATGCTACTAGTTCTCAACGTGGAGATGCTAATATAGCTTACGGTTACTTGCGATCATTTGAGTTtgtgcttgttcttcacttgatGAAAGAAGTAATGGCAAAAACCGATACACTTTGTCAAGCATTACAAAAGAAATCCCAAGACATCCTTAATGCAATGGAGTTAGTTTCTGCAACAAAGGCTAGTCTAACTAATTTTAGAAACAGCGGATGGGATTCTTTATTTGAAAAGGTTCGTTTTTTTTGTGAAAGGCATGACACAAATATGCCTAATATGAGTGCTCCATATACTTCTACTCGGTATCGTCCTCGTAAAAAATATCTTCATGTTACATTCGAACATTATTATCAGGTAGATTTGTTTACAGAGACATTGGACAAACAACTACATGAGCTGGATAGTAGATTCAATGAGCAAGCGATAGATTTGTTATCTCTTGGTGTGACTTGATGTTCAAAAAAGATTAATATTGATCAGATTGTTCTTCTTGTTGAGAAATATTATCCTAAAGATTTACAGAGCAAGAGAGGGAGCAGCTACGTGGTCAGTTGGATAATTTTCAAGTTGAAAGGATATAAAATCCTAAGCTAAGTGGGCTATCAACTCTTTCTGAACTTTGCAAAACTATTGTGGAATGTCAGAAAAATAACATGTACAAATTGGTTGTAAGAATGTGTCGGCTAATCTTAACACTTCCAGTTTCGACAGCAACAACGGAAAGAGGATTTTCAGCAATGAAAATATTTAAGAATCGCCTTCGCAATAAGATGTCCGATCAGTATCTAGCAAACAGTATGGTGATTTACATAGAAAAGGAGATTGTTGAGAACTTTGATTCGGGGTCCATAATTGAAGAATTCAAAAATCTTAAAGGAAGACGAGCAGAACTATAATTCTTCATCCAACTGAACCGGGTACCCACCTTCCTCTTCTTTTTAATGTTTTGGTGTCTTTATTCAATGGTTTGTTAAACAATGTTTACGTTTTCATGTTTGAGAACGACTTTTAatttgatattaatgtttgacccgacccgaatcgaat
The Helianthus annuus cultivar XRQ/B chromosome 6, HanXRQr2.0-SUNRISE, whole genome shotgun sequence genome window above contains:
- the LOC110944817 gene encoding zinc finger MYM-type protein 1-like, with the protein product MVIVLRFVDAEGVIQESFDVSKIRGQGYDGASNMRGEWNGLQALVREYSPYAYYVHCFAHRLQLALVCVSRDVTPVHQFFSYLVFIINVVCASSKRHDELQMAKADEIKKLLELGEIKLGKGQNQVGTLRRAGDTRWGSHFKFVCSLVNKFDVTRAVLKGIIEDTAHATSSQRGDANIAYGYLRSFEFVLVLHLMKEVMAKTDTLCQALQKKSQDILNAMELVSATKASLTNFRNSGWDSLFEKVDLFTETLDKQLHELDSRFNEQAIDLLSLGVT